The Cryptococcus neoformans var. grubii H99 chromosome 4, complete sequence genome contains the following window.
GGAtacaagaaggaaggttgAATCGTTACTGAGCGGCAAATACAACACCCAACACATTCCAGCCTGATCCACGGTGACGTGCGGTGTCAGACCGGGAGATCATAAATGGGGGATCATTTAACTACCACGGATTTAGGCGGCATTTATCCCTGTGGCACTTGCTCCTATGTATGCAACCCCTCCCTCTTTATGCTAGAATCACGGCAAGATGGCCAACAAGCATAGAAAATAATAATCCCAGACTCCCGTACAATCTCATGCACCCCATATTTGTCACAAGCAGCCGTGATGTATGAGCTTTTCATGCAGGATATGCCCCGTCTACAGCCTCTACCCAATTACACAACACCCAAGATCCACCAGTTTAGAAAGGCTTATCGGAGTCGGGGGTGGTGTCTGTTGTAAATAGCCGATGGTTGATAGAGCGAGCAGAGGAAAATGTAATGGCAAAGCCTATGGTCAGTACTGAAACGCAAATGCCCGTTGACCGCAACGCACCCTTGAAGTAAGAACCGACCTACGTATCAAACATCAGCATATGCTATCCACAGGAGCGTCAAAACAGTTAAAGAAGTTACTCACGACAGGGACCTTGATCAAGACATCCTTTTGGAAAATAGGGACCTCAGAGAGGTAGAAGCTGACGGCGGCACCGGCAGCGACACCCCAGACGGCGGCGCTAGGGCCCCAGAACCTCAATCGTCTGTTTTAATTGTCAGAGGGGTGTGCGTGAAATCGAGATTTAAGCATTGCGGTCGGCATGAACGAATGAATTGGACCGAATATGTGTGATGGGTAAAGTCGCAAGTCACCAATGGTTGTATGATCGGGTAGTGAGAAATCGCGAAGCAAAGTCAGCACCCATTCCTTCCCAATGTCCCTGCGTCCATATCTCCCCAGTTCTCCAGCCTACTCTCTTCATAATTTCCAAGCATTGAAGGAGCCAAACGTACTCAGGAGTGATACCGGCGAAACCCTAAATCGACAAATCAGCTTCGGCCTTCCTTCAACACCGTGCTAGCGTCTCTCTTTGCTCCAGCAGATATATAAACTTACAAGTTGTGTCCTTCGGATGTAAGCAGGCATTATGGCGATGGAGTGAGAGGATTCGTaggatggcaaggaaggaaagatggaatACGATGTGCGGAGGTGCGGTCGGAAAACACGGAGAGCAAACGCACCAACCAGAAAGGCAAGATTGTCACTGTATTTGAAATTGTTGCAATCCAGGATGATGTGGGATTTACTAGTCTCATCTTATCAATTCAAGAAGCTTCGTCTTCTCACTccgtccttcctctcctttttaTGTACTGATTTATACAGCCAACATGTGCAATAGCTGTTGCTTCATGCTACTGACATTATCGTCAAATTTACACAATATACTGTACTTGTATCGTTCACATGATTTTCTCTGCTTGCGACAGTTCTCACTACTCACTACTCTCGCACACAACGGCGTAATCAAGTAGTGTCTTGCGGTATGAATCCTCCGCACTCCCCGGATGCCTGTTCCAGAGACGTCCTACTTTGGTCGGAAGAATATCCTCCGGGATCCTCAAGCACAGATGGAAAGGTCAGAGACATCGTTGATGCCCTTTGAATGGCGGAACAATGCCCTTCGAAGCTCGTGTTCAAGGTTTTATGGTGGACTCTTGTCGCCCTTTTCTATCAgattttttcttccaaacAGAGCGGCGTGACAGGCCCTAATGCACGGAATCAGGATTagatcttccttttttgatGCGACTTACCCTCAGGACCAGTACTTCCACTCCTTTCGTGACTGTGCCAAACtgagcaggagaaggagtgcAGCAGTGTGGGCATCGGGTGACCCTATAGCATGCTACCTGTGTATACACCTCATTGTTTTGAATTAATGAGTGATTAATATATTCAATGATGCGGATCTGTAGCTGTTAGGGATCgaatgggaaaggaaggcgCAACACCACAACTGACATTAGCAAAGGAAGGCAATGCCGTCGTCCTGCCTCCGCTAATCATTCCGTATCACCTCTTTGCGTCCCAAACCACAGCCAAGTCCCCTGTCTCTCGAGTTATCCTCACCGGTTCCAAGGCACTTTCCTATGAAGAATCTCCGTTTCGATTCTTGCTAAACCGCCTATATTAACACTCACTAACGATGACGATCAAATCTGAGAGAACCGATGTGGTAATGTGCTTATTGCAAGGCTTTGCGTATATGATAGGCGCTCACGACAAATTTACAGCAGTGTATTGGCTACTTGGGACAAAATAGGAGGTACGCCCGCGCCATCGTTTTATACGGAAGAACCTTCAGCTCACAGACCGGCGCGGTGCTGATAATTGCCCGTTGTTCAACAGATTAGTTTTGAGGGATTGCCTAATGAGTTCATCACAGATTAAGTCGTGTTTGATTGTAGGTGATTCATGATAGTGTATTTGCTCGACAGCTCTATTATTTGTCATCTTCAATAAGGTACGTGTTGACAGAAGGTTTACAATAATTAGTGGTAATAGTAATGTGAAAGTTACTATGTTTCCTCGTCGATGGAAAGCCCCCGCCATCCCGGCTATGACAATGAAAGGACCGTCGCAGGTCCTTTGTCATGATGTTTTTCTTGCAAGATTCACATGTAGCCGCCTTGGTAGTAGATAGGTGCTAGGCCTATTTATGTAGTCCCATTGTACAAATAGGCATCGGCGGCAGTTCGGAATGAGCACAAGTAGTAAGCAAGAGACGCTCACTTTTCATGCTCCTGACCGATATTGATAATGGACCAATGGCTGATCTTTCATCTCATCTGTTACCATAGCCACTTTCGCACTTGGTCTGGCCTGTATTCTACTCATCATGGCATTATGCCTCGCCCTCTATCTGGTACCAGATCGCGGTTTTACGCAGGACGTGCCAAATAAAAGGGAGGAAACCCAAAAGCTTACTGAGAATGCGTCGGATATGGGACGAAGAGAACAGGTGTAAtgaacgaaagaagaccTTAAGATTTGTTACCGAGCCATATGCATGAATGAAACAGATATGAGAATTGATTGACACtagagaaaaaaaaagaaaatgaaaacAATCAAAGCAAGAACCTCAACTTTTTGACACTACCTCTTCGCCATTACAACTTGAATCATCTATGCTGTCACAGTTGTGCCTGCCTGAGCAGGGAACGCATCCTCCCAGAAGGTTGTTCCGTGTGTTGTGGGCTTGATGTAGCCCGCTCGGATAGTCCAGTCACCAAACCTTTCACCCTCATGTCGCTCAAGGGCCCATCGCTTGATCATGGGTTTAAGGACAGCAAGGATTTCAGGTTCGGAGGCGGATTCGAGGAAGGGCTTGTTCAATCTTGTACCGAGGTGATTACCACCGAGCATCATCTAAAAATAGGGTCAACACTGCTTTACGTGGCGGACTATGCAATACACTCACCATGTAACTACCAGGTGCCTTACCGACGAAAGCAACCTCAGCGGCCCACGGTCGAGCACATCTGCATCGAAAGTCAGCATCCCTGCAGGTAATAGAGATGATTAAGTTGCTTACCCGTTAGGGCAACCagtcatcctcatcacaAGATCGTCACTCTTGACACCAGCCTCTTCACAGATCTTCTCGACCTTGTCGATCAACACAGGCAAGTATCTCTCGGATTCAGCCATGGCCAAACCACAAGTGGGGAAGGCAACACAAGCGGAACTTGACAGTCTGACACCAGAGTGGTCAAGGTTGTCCAAACCCCACTTGGCGAgcaacctcttcatctcatcGAGATCTTCGGGAGCAACGTCGGAAAGGATCAAGTGCTGGTTGGCGGTCAATCGGAAAGTGCCCTTGTGAACTGAGGCAATCTCTCGAAGGCCGGCCTTGAACTGGTGACGAGAATTGTCCTCGACACGACCGTTCTCAATAAACATGGTGAAATGCCACTTGCCGTCGTAACCCTCGGTCCAACCGTAGTGGTCGAGGTTAGAATCGAAATGGTAAGCTCGGGCAGGAGCAAACTTCTTGCCCC
Protein-coding sequences here:
- a CDS encoding ubiquinol-cytochrome c reductase subunit 10, yielding MPAYIRRTQLGFAGITPERLRFWGPSAAVWGVAAGAAVSFYLSEVPIFQKDVLIKVPVVGSYFKDTTPDSDKPF